A genomic window from Salvia splendens isolate huo1 unplaced genomic scaffold, SspV2 ctg152, whole genome shotgun sequence includes:
- the LOC121789139 gene encoding tubulin alpha chain-like, whose amino-acid sequence MRECISIHIGQAGIQVGNACWELYCLEHGIQPDGQMPGDATVGGGDDAFNTFFSETGAGKHVPRAVFVDLEPTVIDEVRTGTYRQLFHPEQLISGKEDAANNFARGHYTIGKEIVDLCLDRIRKLADNCTGLQGFLVFHAVGGGTGSGLGSLLLERLSVDYGKKSKLGFTIYPSPQVSTAVVEPYNSVLSTHSLLEHTDVAVLLDNEAIYDICRKSLDIDRPTYHNLNRLISQVISSLTASLRFDGALNVDVNEFQTNLVPYPRIHFMLSSYAPVISAEKAYHEQLSVAEITNTAFEPSSMMVKCDPRHGKYMACCLMYRGDVVPKDVNAAVATIKTKRTIQFVDWCPTGFKCGINYQPPTVVPGGDLAKVQRAVCMISNSTSVAEVFSRIDHKFDLMYAKRAFVHWYVGEGMEEGEFSEAREDLAALEKDYEEVGAESAEGDDDENEEY is encoded by the exons ATGAGAGAGTGCATTTCGATCCACATTGGTCAGGCCGGTATTCAGGTCGGAAACGCCTGCTGGGAGCTCTACTGCCTTGAGCACGGGATTCAG CCTGATGGGCAAATGCCCGGTGATGCCACCGTCGGCGGTGGTGATGATGCCTTTAACACTTTTTTCAGCGAGACTGGCGCTGGGAAACATGTGCCTCGTGCTGTGTTTGTGGATCTGGAGCCTACTGTGATTGATGAGGTGCGCACTGGCACATACCGTCAGTTGTTCCACCCAGAGCAACTTATCAGTGGCAAGGAAGATGCTGCCAACAACTTTGCCAGAGGTCATTACACCATTGGCAAAGAAATTGTTGATCTCTGCCTTGATAGGATCCGCAAGCTTGCAGATAACTGCACTGGGCTACAGGGGTTCTTGGTTTTCCATGCTGTTGGTGGCGGTACTGGATCTGGGCTTGGATCTCTTCTGCTTGAGAGGCTCTCTGTTGACTATGGTAAAAAGTCGAAGTTGGGTTTCACTATTTATCCTTCCCCTCAGGTTTCGACTGCTGTTGTTGAGCCCTACAACTCTGTGCTCTCCACCCATTCTCTCCTTGAGCACACTGATGTTGCCGTGCTTCTTGACAACGAAGCTATCTATGATATCTGCCGCAAATCACTTGATATTGATAGGCCCACTTACCATAATCTCAACAGGCTCATTTCTCAG GTGATTTCCTCCTTGACAGCATCTCTGAGGTTCGATGGAGCATTGAACGTGGATGTGAACGAATTCCAGACCAACTTGGTTCCATACCCAAGGATCCACTTCATGCTTTCGTCATATGCCCCTGTGATCTCTGCTGAGAAAGCTTACCATGAGCAGCTCTCTGTTGCTGAAATCACCAACACTGCATTTGAGCCATCATCCATGATGGTGAAGTGTGATCCTCGCCATGGGAAGTACATGGCATGCTGTCTGATGTACAGGGGTGATGTCGTACCCAAGGACGTGAATGCAGCTGTTGCCACAATCAAGACCAAGAGGACCATCCAGTTTGTGGACTGGTGCCCGACCGGTTTCAAGTGTGGTATCAACTACCAGCCACCAACTGTTGTCCCTGGTGGAGATCTGGCCAAGGTGCAGAGAGCGGTGTGCATGATTTCCAACTCAACTAGCGTTGCTGAGGTCTTCTCGAGGATTGATCACAAGTTTGACCTGATGTATGCCAAGCGTGCTTTCGTGCACTGGTATGTTGGTGAGGGTATGGAAGAGGGCGAGTTCTCTGAGGCTAGGGAGGATCTTGCTGCTCTTGAGAAGGACTACGAGGAAGTTGGGGCAGAGTCTGCTGAAGGAGATGACGATGAGAACGAGGAATACTGA
- the LOC121789167 gene encoding probable polygalacturonase isoform X1, giving the protein MVDSLRFSRSTSFRPDSRRTLLQWIPQFLSFHRTLLALIWALGFVFIIAWQRAAVDRFWGPPSRSIPRLRPLVFNLADFGAVGDGITVNTKAFERAVSEIRRRGGGQLNVEAGRWLTAPFNLTSHMTLFLAQNAVILGIDDENHWLLMPPLPSYGFGRERAGPRYGSLIHGQNLTDVVITGHNGTINGQGQTWWTKYRKNLLNYTRGPLLQLMWSRDIHISDVTLRDSPFWTLHPYDCQNVTISNVTILAPLSGAPNTDGIDPDSCKNVLIENSYISVGDDGIAIKSGWDQYGIAYGRPSANILIRNVVVRSMISAGVSIGSEMSGGVTNVTVENLLVWNSKRGIRIKTSAGRGGFVQHITYQNLTLDNVRVGIVIKTDYNEHPDEGYNPNALPLIEDIRFDGIRGQGVRIPVRIYGSQEIPVRNVSFKDMLVGITYKKKRIFQCSYVQGHVIGTIFPAPCENLDVYDEQGRLVRPSTSQSSDDTEYDP; this is encoded by the exons ATGGTAGATTCTCTCCGATTCTCACGCAGCACCTCTTTCAGACCCGATTCCCGCCGCACTCTGCTTCAATGGATCCCTCAATTTCTTTCCTTCCACCGCACTCTGCTGGCTCTCATCTGGGCCCTCGGTTTCGTTTTCATAATCGCGTGGCAGAGGGCAGCCGTCGATCGCTTCTGGGGCCCACCATCCCGCTCCATTCCCCGCCTCCGCCCGCTTGTCTTCAATCTCGCCGATTTCGGGGCGGTGGGAGATGGCATTACCGTGAATACCAAGGCTTTTGAGAGGGCGGTTTCGGAAATTCGGAGGCGCGGCGGCGGCCAGCTCAATGTGGAGGCTGGACGCTGGCTCACCGCCCCTTTCAACCTCACCAGCCACATGACTTTGTTTCTCGCCCAAAATGCTGTTATTCTTGGAATTGAT GATGAGAATCACTGGTTGCTGATGCCTCCTCTGCCTTCTTATGGTTTTGGAAGAGAAAGAGCTGGGCCAAGATATGGAAGCTTGATTCATGGTCAGAACCTAACGGATGTTGTGATAACAG GACACAATGGTACCATCAATGGGCAAGGCCAAACATGGTGGACTAAGTACCGGAAGAATCTTTTGAATTATACAAGGGGTCCACTCCTGCAGCTTATGTGGTCAAGAGATATTCATATATCTGATGTGACTCTGCGTGATTCTCCGTTCTGGACTCTACATCCATACGACTGTCAGAATGTTACTATCAGCAACGTGACCATATTGGCTCCACTATCTGGCGCCCCAAATACTGACGGAATAGATCCtg ATTCATGCAAGAACGTATTGATAGAGAACAGTTACATAAGTGTAGGAGATGATGGAATTGCAATCAAAAGTGGGTGGGATCAGTATGGAATTGCTTATGGCCGGCCTTCTGCCAACATTCTCATACGTAATGTCGTTGTGCGCTCAATGATAAG TGCAGGTGTATCGATTGGCAGTGAAATGTCCGGTGGAGTTACAAATGTAACCGTGGAGAATCTCCTTGTTTGGAACTCGAAGAGGGGTATTAGAATCAAGACAAGTGCTGGTAGGGGGGGTTTTGTTCAGCATATCACCTACCAGAACCTTACACTAGACAACGTGAGGGTGGGTATTGTGATCAAGACAGATTACAATGAGCATCCAGACGAAGGCTATAATCCAAACGCCCTTCCGCTCATTGAAGATATAAGATTTGATGGGATACGCGGACAGGGAGTTCGCATCCCAGTTCGAATCTATGGCAGCCAAGAGATTCCAGTGAGAAATGTGAGTTTCAAGGACATGTTGGTCGGAATAACATACAAGAAAAAGCGAATATTCCAGTGTTCATATGTCCAAGGACACGTGATCGGGACGATTTTTCCTGCCCCGTGTGAGAATCTTGATGTGTATGACGAACAAGGGCGGCTGGTCAGGCCGTCGACATCTCAGAGCAGCGATGACACGGAATATGATCCATGA
- the LOC121789167 gene encoding probable polygalacturonase isoform X2 has protein sequence MNTGPLDENHWLLMPPLPSYGFGRERAGPRYGSLIHGQNLTDVVITGHNGTINGQGQTWWTKYRKNLLNYTRGPLLQLMWSRDIHISDVTLRDSPFWTLHPYDCQNVTISNVTILAPLSGAPNTDGIDPDSCKNVLIENSYISVGDDGIAIKSGWDQYGIAYGRPSANILIRNVVVRSMISAGVSIGSEMSGGVTNVTVENLLVWNSKRGIRIKTSAGRGGFVQHITYQNLTLDNVRVGIVIKTDYNEHPDEGYNPNALPLIEDIRFDGIRGQGVRIPVRIYGSQEIPVRNVSFKDMLVGITYKKKRIFQCSYVQGHVIGTIFPAPCENLDVYDEQGRLVRPSTSQSSDDTEYDP, from the exons ATGAATACAGGGCCCCTG GATGAGAATCACTGGTTGCTGATGCCTCCTCTGCCTTCTTATGGTTTTGGAAGAGAAAGAGCTGGGCCAAGATATGGAAGCTTGATTCATGGTCAGAACCTAACGGATGTTGTGATAACAG GACACAATGGTACCATCAATGGGCAAGGCCAAACATGGTGGACTAAGTACCGGAAGAATCTTTTGAATTATACAAGGGGTCCACTCCTGCAGCTTATGTGGTCAAGAGATATTCATATATCTGATGTGACTCTGCGTGATTCTCCGTTCTGGACTCTACATCCATACGACTGTCAGAATGTTACTATCAGCAACGTGACCATATTGGCTCCACTATCTGGCGCCCCAAATACTGACGGAATAGATCCtg ATTCATGCAAGAACGTATTGATAGAGAACAGTTACATAAGTGTAGGAGATGATGGAATTGCAATCAAAAGTGGGTGGGATCAGTATGGAATTGCTTATGGCCGGCCTTCTGCCAACATTCTCATACGTAATGTCGTTGTGCGCTCAATGATAAG TGCAGGTGTATCGATTGGCAGTGAAATGTCCGGTGGAGTTACAAATGTAACCGTGGAGAATCTCCTTGTTTGGAACTCGAAGAGGGGTATTAGAATCAAGACAAGTGCTGGTAGGGGGGGTTTTGTTCAGCATATCACCTACCAGAACCTTACACTAGACAACGTGAGGGTGGGTATTGTGATCAAGACAGATTACAATGAGCATCCAGACGAAGGCTATAATCCAAACGCCCTTCCGCTCATTGAAGATATAAGATTTGATGGGATACGCGGACAGGGAGTTCGCATCCCAGTTCGAATCTATGGCAGCCAAGAGATTCCAGTGAGAAATGTGAGTTTCAAGGACATGTTGGTCGGAATAACATACAAGAAAAAGCGAATATTCCAGTGTTCATATGTCCAAGGACACGTGATCGGGACGATTTTTCCTGCCCCGTGTGAGAATCTTGATGTGTATGACGAACAAGGGCGGCTGGTCAGGCCGTCGACATCTCAGAGCAGCGATGACACGGAATATGATCCATGA